One window of the Lactobacillus sp. PV034 genome contains the following:
- a CDS encoding lysophospholipid acyltransferase family protein, which yields MFYRFARQVVRFLIWLLNGHLDVQHKDRIPEGNYILVAPHRNWWEPVLFAYAARPKEFMFMAKKELFKNPILRFILVHSHAFSVDRQHPGASAIKIPVKGLKNSDLSLIIFPSGTRHSSELKSGAFVIAKMSQKPLVPVVYQGPLSFKGVLKREPMHICFGDPIYIPRKEKVNKETIPSLYQELEKAWDQLDKEENPNFKYVPK from the coding sequence ATGTTTTATCGTTTTGCACGACAAGTAGTTCGCTTTTTAATTTGGCTACTCAACGGACATCTAGATGTTCAACATAAAGATCGAATTCCTGAAGGTAATTATATTTTAGTAGCTCCTCACCGAAACTGGTGGGAACCGGTCTTGTTTGCTTACGCAGCAAGACCTAAAGAATTCATGTTCATGGCAAAAAAAGAATTATTTAAGAATCCTATTTTAAGATTTATTCTGGTCCATTCACATGCTTTTTCAGTTGACCGTCAACATCCGGGAGCTTCAGCTATTAAAATTCCAGTGAAAGGACTTAAAAATTCCGATCTATCTTTAATTATTTTCCCTTCTGGTACCCGGCATTCTTCAGAATTAAAAAGTGGTGCTTTTGTAATTGCTAAAATGTCACAAAAGCCATTAGTACCAGTTGTTTATCAAGGACCTCTTTCCTTTAAAGGCGTACTCAAACGTGAACCAATGCATATTTGTTTTGGTGATCCTATTTATATTCCTCGCAAAGAAAAGGTCAATAAAGAAACTATCCCTTCCCTATATCAAGAGTTAGAAAAGGCTTGGGATCAGCTTGATAAAGAAGAAAATCCTAATTTTAAATATGTTCCCAAATAA
- a CDS encoding ABC transporter ATP-binding protein produces MNNEKDESIWAKEIPFKEQMGIFKRLMTYVKPFKFEIGLALIGAFLVSVINMLLPRGLQYFLDYFLLKQKASLQIILWAGFLYGVGSILKALIQFTYEYFYALGSEKTLESVRKALYQKLHTLGMRYFDQTPAGSIVSRVTNDTMTLSNFLSVLSGVVIGIFSIVTAFVAMFLTNQLAAWIVLAFLPILGLVFWLYARHSSKLYRNYRERLSRINTNLNESIEGVSLIQQFNQEERKEHEFESENGSLMQTRFNMIRINSLLLSPLTSLLYSLALAATLMYFGFPLQATFVPAGVVYAFSEYVVAFFNPISQMMDTMTMFQDGIVAGKRIFGILDETEYEPHQTPDPNLTITRGKIEFKHVSFSYDGKNEILHDISFIVNPGETLGIVGHTGSGKSSIINVMLRFYEFGKGEILIDDVDIRKYSKAELRKKLGLVLQEPFMFYGDIDSNIRLYNDEIPDKQIKAAAKAVQADQFIEKMPGKYHAKVNEGGDELSQGEKQLISFARTLVSDPKILVLDEATANVDTETESMIQAGLKKLRQGRTTLAIAHRLSTIADADQIIVLDKGCIVEKGTHQQLLDQKGYYYNLYTLQQNNEEEE; encoded by the coding sequence ATGAATAATGAAAAGGATGAATCGATTTGGGCTAAAGAAATTCCGTTTAAAGAACAAATGGGAATTTTTAAGCGGTTAATGACATATGTTAAGCCATTTAAATTTGAAATTGGACTGGCCTTAATTGGTGCTTTTTTGGTTAGTGTAATTAACATGTTGTTGCCACGCGGTTTACAATACTTTTTAGATTATTTTTTATTAAAACAAAAGGCTAGCTTGCAGATAATTTTATGGGCTGGATTTTTATATGGAGTTGGATCTATTTTAAAAGCCTTGATTCAATTTACCTATGAATATTTTTATGCTTTAGGATCAGAAAAAACATTGGAGAGTGTGCGTAAGGCACTTTATCAAAAATTGCATACTTTAGGGATGCGCTATTTTGATCAAACTCCTGCTGGCTCCATTGTTTCTAGAGTTACTAACGATACAATGACCTTGAGTAATTTTCTTTCTGTATTGTCTGGAGTAGTAATTGGTATTTTTTCTATTGTAACTGCTTTTGTAGCGATGTTTTTGACTAATCAACTAGCAGCCTGGATTGTATTAGCATTTTTACCAATTTTAGGGTTGGTCTTTTGGCTTTATGCGCGTCATAGTTCCAAACTATACCGTAATTATCGTGAACGATTAAGTCGAATTAATACTAATTTAAATGAATCAATTGAAGGTGTTTCTTTAATCCAGCAATTTAATCAAGAAGAACGTAAAGAGCATGAATTTGAAAGTGAAAATGGATCTTTGATGCAGACGCGGTTTAATATGATTAGAATTAATTCATTGCTTTTATCTCCCTTAACCAGTTTGCTTTATTCTTTAGCGTTAGCAGCAACTTTGATGTATTTTGGATTCCCGCTTCAAGCTACTTTTGTACCAGCTGGTGTAGTTTATGCATTTTCTGAATATGTAGTTGCATTTTTTAATCCAATTTCACAAATGATGGATACCATGACGATGTTTCAAGATGGGATTGTTGCCGGAAAAAGAATTTTTGGTATTCTAGATGAAACTGAATATGAGCCACATCAAACTCCTGATCCTAACCTAACTATTACTAGGGGAAAAATCGAATTTAAGCATGTAAGTTTTTCTTATGATGGTAAAAATGAAATTTTGCATGATATTTCATTTATTGTGAATCCTGGAGAAACACTTGGTATTGTTGGTCATACTGGCTCAGGAAAAAGTTCGATTATTAATGTGATGTTGCGCTTTTATGAATTTGGTAAGGGCGAAATCTTAATTGATGATGTTGATATTAGAAAATATTCTAAAGCAGAGCTAAGAAAAAAATTAGGGCTCGTCTTACAAGAGCCATTCATGTTTTATGGGGATATTGATTCAAACATTCGCTTATATAATGATGAGATTCCCGATAAGCAGATTAAGGCTGCTGCAAAGGCTGTTCAAGCGGATCAATTTATTGAAAAAATGCCTGGGAAGTATCACGCTAAAGTTAATGAAGGCGGGGATGAGTTAAGTCAAGGTGAAAAGCAATTAATTTCTTTTGCAAGAACCTTAGTGAGTGACCCTAAAATTTTAGTTTTAGATGAAGCTACAGCAAATGTTGATACTGAAACTGAATCCATGATTCAAGCAGGATTGAAAAAACTGCGTCAAGGTAGAACTACTTTAGCAATTGCACATCGACTTTCAACAATTGCGGATGCAGATCAGATAATTGTTTTAGATAAAGGGTGCATTGTAGAAAAGGGTACTCATCAGCAATTATTAGATCAAAAGGGTTATTATTATAATCTTTATACTTTACAGCAAAATAATGAAGAAGAGGAATAA
- a CDS encoding SAM-dependent methyltransferase, with protein MLEKTFYKTMLKHSFNIPVKVTYWDGKSEVYGDGEPEVEIIFNKKIPIKDVTSNASLALGEAFMDKDIEIKGSIQSLIKAAYDNADSFFYNSKFKKFLPKQKHTERQSQEDVQSHYDIGNDFYELWLDPTLTYSCAYFTNGNHDDLEAAQMAKIHHILQKLNPEKGKTLLDIGCGWGTLMLTAAKEYDLKVTGVTLSQEQYNLVSKKIKDMGLEGQAEVLLEDYRELGDRQFDYVTSVGMFEHVGSENLGEYFNDVAKYLVPDGVALIHGITRQQGGATNAWINKYIFPGGYIPGLIEIISRIEEAHLQIADVESLRRHYQRTLEIWDANFNKVRDQVQEKMGERFTRMWDMYLQACAASFQSGNIDVMQYLLTKGPSGKLLPMTRDYMLNDK; from the coding sequence ATGCTAGAAAAAACATTTTACAAAACCATGTTAAAACACTCCTTTAACATCCCCGTTAAAGTAACTTACTGGGATGGCAAATCAGAAGTTTATGGCGATGGCGAACCCGAAGTAGAAATTATTTTTAACAAAAAAATTCCAATTAAAGACGTAACCTCAAATGCTTCTTTAGCATTAGGTGAAGCATTTATGGACAAGGACATTGAAATTAAAGGTTCAATTCAATCTTTAATCAAAGCTGCTTATGATAATGCGGATAGCTTCTTCTATAACTCAAAGTTTAAGAAGTTTTTGCCAAAACAAAAACATACTGAAAGGCAAAGTCAAGAAGACGTACAAAGTCACTATGATATCGGGAATGACTTTTATGAATTGTGGTTAGATCCTACTTTAACCTACTCATGTGCTTACTTTACTAATGGTAATCATGATGATCTTGAAGCAGCTCAAATGGCTAAAATCCACCATATTTTACAAAAGTTAAATCCAGAAAAAGGTAAAACTTTATTGGATATTGGTTGTGGTTGGGGAACTTTAATGCTAACCGCTGCTAAAGAATATGATTTAAAAGTTACTGGTGTTACTTTAAGTCAAGAACAATATAATTTAGTTTCAAAGAAGATTAAAGATATGGGTCTTGAAGGCCAAGCAGAAGTATTGCTTGAAGACTACCGTGAACTTGGTGATCGTCAATTTGATTATGTTACTTCTGTAGGAATGTTTGAACACGTTGGTTCTGAAAACTTAGGTGAATACTTCAATGACGTTGCTAAGTATTTAGTTCCAGATGGTGTAGCTTTGATTCATGGTATTACCCGTCAACAAGGTGGTGCAACCAATGCTTGGATTAATAAATACATCTTCCCTGGTGGCTACATCCCTGGCCTAATTGAAATTATTAGCCGCATTGAAGAAGCCCACCTTCAAATTGCCGATGTTGAATCACTTCGTCGGCACTACCAAAGAACACTTGAAATTTGGGATGCTAACTTCAACAAAGTACGTGATCAAGTTCAAGAAAAAATGGGTGAACGCTTTACGCGTATGTGGGATATGTATCTTCAAGCATGTGCTGCATCCTTCCAATCAGGTAATATTGATGTTATGCAATACTTATTAACAAAGGGGCCTTCAGGTAAATTATTACCAATGACCCGTGATTACATGTTAAACGATAAGTAA
- the rpsB gene encoding 30S ribosomal protein S2, whose translation MTVVTMKQLLEAGVHFGHQTRRWDPKMAPYIFTQRNGIYIIDLQKTIKMLDDAYNYAKAVAADGGVFLFVGTKKQAQEAVKEEATRAGQYYVNERWLGGTLTNWKTIQSRVKRLKELKQMSEDGTFDVLPKKEVALLTKEMDKLQRFLGGIEDMPRIPDVMFVVDPKKEKIAVHEANKLGIPVIAMVDTNTDPDPVDVIIPSNDDAIRAIRLIAGAMADAIIEGQQGQDDEKSVEKEMADKAAENVDEEVSIEEVVEDSED comes from the coding sequence ATGACAGTTGTTACTATGAAGCAATTGCTTGAAGCAGGTGTCCACTTCGGTCACCAAACTAGAAGATGGGATCCAAAGATGGCTCCTTACATCTTTACTCAAAGAAACGGCATCTACATCATTGACTTACAAAAGACTATTAAGATGTTAGATGACGCATACAACTACGCTAAAGCAGTTGCTGCAGATGGTGGTGTTTTCTTATTCGTAGGTACTAAGAAACAAGCCCAAGAAGCTGTTAAAGAAGAAGCAACACGCGCAGGTCAATACTACGTTAATGAACGTTGGTTAGGTGGTACTTTAACTAACTGGAAGACTATCCAAAGCCGTGTTAAGAGATTAAAAGAATTAAAACAAATGTCAGAAGATGGTACTTTTGATGTTTTACCAAAGAAAGAAGTTGCACTTTTAACTAAGGAAATGGACAAACTTCAAAGATTCTTGGGCGGTATCGAAGATATGCCTAGAATTCCTGATGTTATGTTTGTTGTTGATCCTAAGAAGGAAAAGATTGCAGTTCACGAAGCAAACAAGTTAGGTATCCCAGTTATTGCAATGGTTGATACTAACACTGATCCAGATCCTGTTGATGTTATTATCCCTTCAAACGATGATGCTATTCGTGCTATCCGCTTAATTGCAGGTGCAATGGCAGATGCAATTATTGAAGGACAACAAGGTCAAGATGATGAAAAGTCAGTAGAAAAAGAAATGGCTGACAAAGCAGCTGAAAACGTTGATGAAGAAGTATCAATTGAAGAAGTTGTAGAAGACTCAGAAGACTAA
- a CDS encoding GIY-YIG nuclease family protein, giving the protein MTLLKANERIDYIYNDDLGIIQSKNAFNVTLDSMFLANFAQKKVKDKDKIVDLCSGNGAVSLYMSYFNRAHYDAVEIQPEIADQAQRSVELNHLENRIEVHNFNALQAPKKLGKDKYDMVVVNPPYFKVPEGHIINPDEKKALARHEIAINLEEIINVASQMLKMKGKMFMVHRPERLGEIMHFCLKYNLSPKWVQPFSSKEGEKANLVLIEAIKNTGADGLILENPIVVHQEDGSFKANIQKIIKEDKGATKDKKEKYYFYCLLCNDGSFYGGFTNDLKHRLEMHNSGKGAKYTKTRRPVKMIYHEEFDDKRLALKREYWFKHHSRSWKEKFLREHQVRF; this is encoded by the coding sequence ATGACACTTTTAAAAGCAAATGAACGAATCGATTATATTTATAATGATGATTTAGGTATTATTCAATCAAAAAATGCATTTAATGTTACCTTAGATAGCATGTTTTTAGCAAATTTCGCTCAAAAAAAGGTTAAAGATAAAGATAAGATAGTAGATTTGTGCAGTGGTAATGGGGCGGTCAGCCTTTATATGTCATATTTTAATCGGGCTCATTATGATGCAGTTGAAATTCAGCCAGAGATTGCTGATCAAGCCCAGCGTAGTGTTGAATTAAATCATCTTGAAAATCGCATTGAAGTCCATAATTTTAATGCCTTACAAGCACCTAAGAAGTTAGGCAAAGATAAATACGATATGGTGGTAGTTAATCCCCCTTATTTTAAAGTGCCAGAGGGACATATTATTAATCCAGATGAAAAAAAAGCTTTAGCGCGTCATGAAATAGCAATTAACTTAGAAGAAATAATTAATGTTGCGAGTCAAATGTTAAAAATGAAAGGCAAAATGTTTATGGTTCACCGTCCTGAAAGGTTAGGTGAAATTATGCATTTTTGTCTTAAATATAATTTAAGTCCAAAATGGGTCCAGCCTTTTAGTTCAAAAGAGGGAGAAAAAGCTAATTTAGTATTAATTGAAGCAATTAAAAATACTGGAGCAGACGGCTTAATTTTAGAAAATCCAATCGTTGTCCATCAAGAAGATGGTAGCTTTAAAGCAAATATTCAAAAAATTATTAAAGAAGATAAAGGTGCAACAAAAGATAAAAAAGAAAAATACTATTTTTACTGTTTATTATGTAATGATGGTAGTTTTTATGGGGGTTTTACGAATGACTTAAAGCATCGTTTGGAGATGCACAATAGTGGTAAAGGTGCTAAATATACCAAAACTAGGCGACCCGTAAAAATGATTTATCATGAAGAATTTGATGATAAACGTTTGGCTTTAAAAAGAGAATACTGGTTCAAACATCATTCAAGGAGTTGGAAAGAAAAATTTTTAAGAGAGCATCAAGTAAGATTTTGA